From the genome of Triticum aestivum cultivar Chinese Spring chromosome 3B, IWGSC CS RefSeq v2.1, whole genome shotgun sequence, one region includes:
- the LOC123068533 gene encoding pre-mRNA-processing-splicing factor 8A isoform X3 yields the protein MDLCQVLGQELDALEIERVQKETIHPRKSCKMNSSCADFPFAAHRWQMSKPSLFCESKDVFDQKASNKHWIDVQPRWGDYNSHDIERYARAKFMDYTTHNLSIYRSRTGVMIGLDLVYNLHSAFGKWFPGSKPLLQQALNKIMKLNHALYVLRERIRKGLQLYSSEPTAHRAISVFIELRYRDIFSNQIVWFVDDTNVYRVTIHKTEGNMTAKPINGAIFIFNPRTGQPTISEGHPHKCMGRTKQVIVTRKGMLDPLEVKANYCDKGMSKQHLHRRQICVSGPSLL from the exons ATGGATCTTTGCCAAGTTCTGGGTCAGGAGTTGGATGCGCTGGAGATTGAGAGAGTACAGAAGGAGACAATACATCCAAGGAAGAGTTGCAAGATGAACAGTTCATGTGCAGATTTCCCTTTTGCTGCACATAGATGGCAGATGTCCAAACCAAGCTTATTTTGTGAGTCAAAGGATGTCTTCGATCAGAAAGCCAGTAACAAGCACTGGATTGATGTGCAACCAAGATGGGGAGACTACAATTCACACGACATAGAACGTTACGCAAGAGCAAAATTTATGGACTACACAACACATAATTTGTCCATCTACCGTTCTCGGACCG GGGTGATGATTGGACTTGATCTAGTTTATAATTTGCACTCTGCTTTTGGTAAGTGGTTCCCCGGGTCAAAGCCCCTCCTTCAGCAAGCACTGAACAAGATCATGAAG TTAAATCATGCTCTGTATGTGCTGAGGGAGAGAATAAGAAAGGGTCTTCAGTTGTATTCATCTGAACCCACCGCCCACCGAGCCATATCTGTCTTCATAGAACTACGGTACAGAGATATATTCAGCAATCAAATCGTATGGTTTGTGGATGACACAAATGTCTATCGTGTTACCATTCACAAAACCGAGGGTAACATGACGGCGAAACCAATCAATGGTGCTATCTTTATTTTCAATCCAAGAACTGGTCAACCAACTATTTCTGAAG GTCATCCACACAAGTGTATGGGCAGGACAAAGCAAGTTATTGTGACAAGGAAGGGTATGTTGGATCCCTTGGAAGTCAAAGCCAATTATTGTGACAAGGGTATGAGCAAGCAGCATTTGCATCGAAGACAGATTTGCGTGTCAGGGCCATCTCTGCTATGA
- the LOC123068533 gene encoding uncharacterized protein isoform X2: protein MFFDLPIKSPNNNGQTGYTYIMPKNILKNLICIADLRTQVAGFLYGLSPRDNPQVKEMRCISIPPQHGSHQMVTLPANLPEHEILADFEPLGPSRMKLLSYHLKATPADLKSSLARAALTGGKANPSHRRPATLPRPSLPLAATGVRRRAKPGWRGWRRGLLPLLPWLPAARDAGPRCGARRSRGTARRRPERRASGAAVRRSGGDCVVLEARAWAWGGRGGWLLQGFLIRSRRQGSRAAAARAGGGVRLGWADLYHGEACRLVRWWRGIAVRARRLQIWLWLRHRPCGRCGWWWRWSPGGGGGGCRPNQLGSGPWPSVGGLGLSLRVSAGMWAATAWWWLMAVVWIVSRRRLVMSKSGVGRRIWHDMLKFWRRTRRDMVKSASFDLRLTSWASHARDLTSPAHHLYLVIEYSHGHGGEAASGEGRGGAEDGHVA from the exons ATGTTCTTCGATTTGCCCATAAAATCGCCAAATAACAACGGTCAAACTGGCTATACTTACATCATGCCAAAGAATATATTGAAGAATTTGATATGCATAGCAGATCTACGGACACAGGTTGCAGGTTTCCTGTATGGGCTGAGTCCACGGGATAATCCTCAAGTCAAGGAGATGAGATGCATATCCATTCCGCCACAGCATGGAAGTCACCAAATGGTGACTTTGCCAGCGAATCTACCAGAGCATGAGATCCTTGCTGACTTCGAGCCGTTGGGACCCAGCCGAATGAAGCTCCTGAGCTATCACCTCAA GGCCACGCCTGCGGACCTGAAAAGCTCTCTCGCCCGTGCCGCTCTCACGGGCGGCAAGGCGAACCCTAGCCACCGTCGGCCAGCGACCCTCCCCCGACCCTCCCTCCCACTTGCCGCCACCGGAGtgcgccgccgggcgaagcccggctggcgtgggtggcggcggggCCTTCTTCCCCTTCTCCCATGGCTTCCGGCGGCGCGGGACGCAGGGCCGCGGTGTGGAGCGCGTCGTTCGCGCGGGACGGCGCGACGGCGACCCGAGCGGCGTGCCAGTGGCGCGGCCGTGCGGCGGAGCGGCGGCGACTGCGTGGTTCTGGAGGCGCGGGCTTGGGCGTGGGGCGGGCGAGGTGGCTGGCTGCTTCAAGGCTTCCTCATCAGATCCCGGCGACAAGGGTCGCGGGCTGCGGCGGCACGGGCTGGCGGCGGTGTCCGGCTAGGCTGGGCCGACCTCTATCATGGTGAGGCGTGCCGGCTGGTGCGCTGGTGGCGGGGCATAGCTGTACGGGCGCGGAGGCTGCAGATCTGGTTGTGGTTGCGGCATCGCCCGTGCGGTCGAtgcgggtggtggtggcggtggtctccgggagggggcggcggcggttgTCGGCCAAATCAGCTGGGATCTGGCCCATGGCCGTCGGTGGGCGGTTTGGGGCTGTCCCTCAGAGTCTCGGCGGGGATGTGGGCTGCCACGGCGTGGTGGTGGCTCATGGCGGTGGTCTGGATCGTGTCACGGCGGCGGCTGGTCATGTCCAAGAGCGGCGTCGGCCGTCG GATTTGGCATGACATGCTAAAATTTTGGAGAAGAACAAGGCGTGACATGGTGAAAAGTGCATCATTTGACCTCCGGTTAACATCTTGG